Proteins from one Streptosporangium becharense genomic window:
- a CDS encoding condensation domain-containing protein: MSGHRPGPNPTVIVEAAPLSPGQERLIDAEFALADGTWPAPGDTTRLRPIDTGAVLVDGPLDAGALQRAVSALVVRQSALRTTFRQLPDATPVQLVAARIPDRVTRSAITAPPGTPPGAGELLRQPPAMDLDPRRGPLFRVHLVELGTDRHVVLLQIHHLVSDGWSIGVLYRELSALYDAAVLDRPAGLPALPRSFADVCRRMRRERGGPEEQRQLRFWRERLTGPWPAMTFTERPAPPAEALTPVDVERVHIPAALVRDLRETARGGLAGPFLAALALVLHHRTAAADIRIGMMIANRARPDVEHLIGYFVNTAVIRLRIDPASTAARLVAEAGVAVTEAIEHQALPIQDLREDLCEHAGLGSDPLYQVTVALNTMRPESLTLTGAHCQDIEAEDLGPRLAPTGIEQRWVLDERAGALVGTLTYKTGTFTETEIKDCLGDLDRVLRAITDPGATVADIMRSAMSGPGEHR; encoded by the coding sequence ATGAGCGGCCACCGCCCCGGCCCGAACCCCACGGTGATCGTGGAGGCGGCACCCCTGTCCCCGGGGCAGGAGCGCCTCATCGACGCCGAGTTCGCCCTGGCCGACGGCACCTGGCCGGCCCCGGGCGACACGACGCGGCTGCGGCCGATCGACACCGGCGCCGTCCTGGTCGACGGGCCGCTGGACGCCGGGGCCCTCCAGCGTGCGGTCAGCGCGCTCGTCGTCCGGCAGTCGGCGCTGCGCACCACCTTCCGGCAGCTGCCGGACGCCACCCCGGTGCAACTCGTCGCCGCCCGCATCCCCGACCGCGTGACCCGCAGCGCGATCACCGCCCCGCCGGGCACCCCGCCCGGCGCCGGCGAACTGCTGCGCCAGCCGCCGGCCATGGACCTCGACCCCCGGCGCGGCCCCCTCTTCCGCGTCCACCTCGTCGAACTCGGCACCGACCGGCACGTCGTCCTCCTGCAGATCCACCATCTGGTGAGCGACGGCTGGTCCATCGGCGTGCTCTACCGCGAGCTGTCGGCGCTCTACGACGCCGCGGTGCTCGACCGGCCCGCCGGCCTGCCCGCGCTGCCCCGCAGCTTCGCCGACGTCTGCCGCCGGATGCGCCGCGAGCGCGGCGGCCCCGAGGAGCAGCGGCAACTGCGCTTCTGGCGGGAGCGGCTGACCGGGCCGTGGCCCGCGATGACCTTCACCGAACGTCCCGCACCACCGGCGGAGGCGCTGACGCCCGTCGACGTCGAACGGGTCCACATCCCGGCCGCGCTGGTCCGGGACCTGCGCGAGACCGCCCGCGGTGGTCTCGCGGGCCCCTTCCTCGCCGCTCTCGCGCTCGTCCTGCACCACCGGACGGCCGCCGCGGACATCCGGATCGGCATGATGATCGCAAACCGGGCACGCCCGGACGTGGAGCACCTGATCGGCTACTTCGTGAACACCGCCGTCATCCGGCTGCGGATCGACCCGGCGTCGACGGCGGCGCGACTGGTCGCGGAGGCCGGCGTCGCGGTCACCGAGGCGATCGAGCATCAGGCCCTCCCGATCCAGGACCTCCGGGAGGACCTGTGCGAACACGCCGGTCTCGGCTCGGATCCCCTGTACCAGGTGACCGTCGCGCTCAACACGATGCGTCCCGAGTCGCTCACGCTGACCGGCGCGCACTGCCAGGACATCGAGGCGGAGGACCTCGGTCCCCGGCTCGCGCCGACCGGCATCGAACAGCGCTGGGTGCTCGACGAGCGGGCAGGAGCACTGGTGGGGACGCTCACGTACAAGACCGGGACCTTCACCGAGACGGAGATCAAGGACTGCCTGGGTGACCTCGACCGCGTGCTGCGCGCGATCACCGACCCCGGCGCCACCGTTGCCGACATCATGAGATCGGCCATGTCCGGGCCGGGGGAGCACCGGTGA
- the ureA gene encoding urease subunit gamma: MRLTPAENDRLLLYLATLLARERLARGVRLNVPEATAMIAHAACEAARDGARLAEAVAAARGVLTVDDVMPEVPGILTEVQVEAVFADGTKLIVVTDPIPGAGDAAREAPGAVLPAAGPRPEPTGQVRLSVTNTSGVPVSVTSHFHFFETNRALAFDRAAAYGHRLALPVGTTVCFDPGSTRTVELTPLGGDRRAIGFAGLVDGPLDAPGAREAALARARAAGYLFAPQEGTP, from the coding sequence ATGCGACTGACCCCAGCGGAGAACGACCGGCTGCTGCTCTACCTGGCCACGCTGCTCGCCCGGGAACGACTGGCCAGAGGGGTGCGGCTGAACGTCCCCGAGGCCACGGCGATGATCGCTCATGCCGCCTGCGAGGCCGCGCGGGACGGAGCCCGGCTCGCCGAGGCCGTCGCCGCCGCCCGCGGCGTGCTCACCGTGGACGACGTCATGCCCGAGGTCCCCGGCATCCTGACCGAGGTGCAGGTCGAGGCGGTCTTCGCGGACGGCACGAAACTCATCGTCGTCACCGACCCCATCCCCGGCGCCGGTGACGCCGCCCGTGAGGCACCCGGGGCCGTCCTGCCGGCGGCCGGTCCGCGGCCGGAGCCCACCGGCCAGGTGCGCCTGAGTGTCACCAACACCTCCGGCGTGCCCGTCAGCGTCACCTCTCACTTCCACTTCTTCGAGACGAACCGGGCACTGGCCTTCGACCGCGCCGCCGCCTACGGCCACCGCCTGGCCCTGCCGGTGGGCACGACCGTCTGCTTCGACCCCGGAAGCACCCGGACCGTGGAGCTGACGCCGCTGGGCGGCGACCGCCGGGCGATCGGTTTCGCAGGACTGGTCGACGGCCCGCTCGACGCCCCGGGTGCACGGGAGGCCGCCCTGGCCCGTGCCCGTGCCGCCGGTTATCTCTTCGCACCCCAGGAAGGCACCCCATGA
- a CDS encoding urease subunit alpha, whose protein sequence is MSDALRYARLHGPTTGDRVRLADTGLVIRVESDAQRSGEEFVTGYGKTARDGMHLQAEPTPATCDVIVSNVVLIDPLLGVRKASIGIRDGRVHAVGRAGNPDTLDGVDVVAGTGTTVIAGEGLIATPGVVDTHVHLVSPRIMNAALAAGVTTVVSQNFGPTWGCGVTSPVESRHAFRAFDAWPVNIAILARGSTSHPGTLVRALAEGGASGFKVHEDMGAHARALDTALTVADEHDVQVALHSDTLNEALFVQDTLAVAGGRTLHAFHVEGCGGGHAPDVLRLAGVPNIIGSSTNPGLPFTRDTMDEHLHMIATVHRLDPGDPGALRLAHDRIRAGTLGAEDVLHDLGVIPITSSDSQAMGRIGETVRRTFAVAAKMKAGDAEPGGDDNERVLRYIAKLTINPALAHGMAHEIGALTPGRLADIVLWDPRYFGAKPQLVLKAGYPAYGVTGDPNASTETSEPLVLGPQFGAYGETAADLSVAFVSRAAHDGGDGIPTRRRRVAVRGTRAVGLADMIRNDRRGSVRVDAATGAVTLDGSPISSVPAERTPLSQLYFL, encoded by the coding sequence ATGAGCGACGCTCTCCGGTACGCGCGACTGCACGGCCCCACCACCGGCGACCGGGTCCGCCTGGCGGACACGGGGCTGGTCATCCGGGTCGAGTCCGACGCGCAGCGCTCCGGCGAGGAGTTCGTGACCGGTTACGGCAAGACCGCCCGGGACGGCATGCACCTGCAGGCCGAGCCCACCCCGGCCACCTGCGACGTGATCGTCAGCAACGTCGTCCTGATCGACCCTCTCCTCGGCGTCCGCAAGGCGTCCATCGGCATCAGGGACGGCCGCGTCCACGCCGTCGGCCGCGCCGGCAACCCCGACACCCTCGACGGCGTCGACGTCGTCGCCGGAACCGGGACCACCGTCATCGCCGGTGAAGGTCTCATCGCCACGCCCGGCGTCGTCGACACCCACGTCCACCTGGTCTCCCCGCGGATCATGAACGCCGCGCTGGCGGCCGGCGTGACCACCGTGGTCAGCCAGAACTTCGGGCCGACCTGGGGCTGCGGGGTCACCAGTCCGGTCGAGTCGCGGCACGCGTTCCGCGCCTTCGACGCCTGGCCCGTCAACATCGCCATCCTGGCCCGCGGCTCGACGTCCCACCCCGGGACCCTCGTCCGAGCCCTGGCCGAGGGGGGAGCGTCCGGGTTCAAGGTCCACGAGGACATGGGTGCGCACGCGCGTGCCCTCGACACCGCCCTGACCGTGGCCGACGAGCACGACGTCCAGGTGGCGCTGCACAGCGACACCCTCAACGAGGCCCTCTTCGTCCAGGACACCCTCGCCGTCGCCGGCGGCCGGACCCTGCACGCCTTCCACGTCGAAGGATGCGGCGGCGGCCACGCGCCGGACGTCCTGCGGCTGGCGGGGGTGCCGAACATCATCGGGTCCTCCACCAACCCCGGGCTGCCCTTCACCCGCGACACGATGGACGAGCACCTGCACATGATCGCGACGGTCCACCGGCTCGACCCCGGCGATCCAGGGGCCCTGCGGCTCGCGCACGACCGGATCCGCGCCGGGACGCTGGGGGCCGAGGACGTCCTGCACGACCTCGGAGTCATCCCGATCACCTCCTCCGACTCGCAGGCCATGGGACGGATCGGGGAAACCGTCCGCCGTACCTTCGCCGTCGCCGCCAAGATGAAGGCCGGCGACGCCGAACCCGGCGGCGACGACAACGAACGGGTGCTGCGCTACATCGCCAAGCTCACCATCAACCCGGCCCTCGCCCACGGGATGGCCCACGAGATCGGGGCGCTCACCCCCGGCCGCCTGGCCGACATCGTCCTGTGGGACCCGCGCTACTTCGGTGCCAAACCCCAGCTCGTCCTCAAGGCCGGCTATCCCGCCTACGGCGTGACCGGAGACCCCAACGCCTCCACCGAGACCAGCGAGCCCCTCGTCCTCGGACCGCAGTTCGGGGCGTACGGCGAGACGGCGGCCGACCTCTCGGTCGCCTTCGTCAGCCGGGCCGCGCACGACGGCGGCGACGGCATCCCGACGCGCCGGCGTCGCGTGGCCGTCCGCGGCACCCGCGCCGTCGGTCTGGCCGACATGATCCGCAACGACCGGCGGGGATCGGTCCGGGTGGACGCCGCCACCGGAGCCGTGACACTCGACGGTTCCCCCATCAGCTCCGTGCCCGCCGAGCGCACCCCGCTGAGCCAGCTGTACTTCCTGTGA
- a CDS encoding phosphotransferase codes for MTAGRPAARRTPETDVALLMAAYGLDVLRARPLAGGVENSHVRVETQAGPVVLTVLRKRSPESARQYARLLRHLFLTGAPVPRIHASRDGDWVTSHLGSPAIVCDFVEGRTLPRLPPPGLVEQAGMLLGRVHRTAAGFRSPLRPHLRLGDAEADLLESLPDGAFSRWATATLRATRYAMEHPGPRVPVHADLFPDNIILKDDGTLVFIDWEDGSLDVPEVDVGMAVLGLCCRRSLSVRRARCLLRGYRAGREAEPDTRLIRDAARHAAVIVALRRCLWRREGRLPADPLRSPAVMHGIERSVTERWRQVEP; via the coding sequence GTGACGGCTGGCCGTCCGGCGGCCCGGCGGACTCCGGAGACGGACGTGGCCCTGCTGATGGCCGCCTACGGCCTGGACGTCCTGCGGGCACGGCCGTTGGCCGGCGGCGTGGAGAACTCACACGTGCGGGTGGAGACGCAGGCCGGGCCGGTCGTGCTGACGGTGCTGCGCAAGAGGTCCCCGGAGTCGGCCCGGCAGTACGCCCGCCTCCTGCGGCACCTGTTCCTGACCGGTGCCCCGGTGCCGCGGATACACGCCTCACGCGACGGCGACTGGGTGACCTCCCACCTGGGGTCGCCGGCCATCGTCTGCGACTTCGTCGAAGGCCGCACGCTGCCCCGGCTTCCGCCGCCCGGCCTCGTCGAGCAGGCGGGCATGCTCCTGGGGCGGGTCCACCGCACCGCGGCCGGGTTCCGCAGCCCGCTGCGTCCGCACCTGCGCCTCGGTGACGCCGAGGCCGATCTCCTGGAATCGCTGCCGGACGGCGCCTTCAGCCGGTGGGCGACCGCCACGCTGCGGGCCACCCGGTACGCGATGGAGCACCCGGGCCCCCGCGTGCCCGTCCACGCCGACCTGTTCCCGGACAACATCATCCTCAAGGACGACGGCACCCTGGTCTTCATCGACTGGGAGGACGGCTCGCTGGACGTCCCCGAGGTGGACGTGGGGATGGCCGTGCTGGGCCTGTGCTGCCGCCGGAGCCTGTCCGTGCGGCGGGCCCGGTGCCTGCTGCGCGGCTACCGCGCCGGCCGCGAGGCCGAGCCGGACACCCGCCTGATCCGGGACGCCGCCCGTCACGCGGCGGTGATCGTCGCGCTGCGCCGCTGCCTGTGGCGGCGTGAGGGCCGCCTCCCCGCGGACCCGCTCCGTTCGCCCGCCGTCATGCACGGGATCGAGCGGTCCGTGACGGAACGCTGGCGGCAGGTCGAGCCGTGA
- a CDS encoding B12-binding domain-containing radical SAM protein: protein MQRDEVLVIVPPNSNTVITGRLLTVTRPEEHSDWSDFLCLGALSLVSALKENAALKPLYVDGTVVALDDVLRYITDNAGRILAVCLGVLTANYEAGLLIARHAKDADPRITTVVGNDHFSALPRTCMDAAPCLDYGFVGNEVVGPFTRLIAALRERAEVDPAAYPGLVHRDGGGVRVTAPYREPVFANYDYTLVDHGFPQTPLYTKHFQTRIAPRIRELLGRSVTAGVPVEIGRGCVKFAGDDACSFCSIQPGHLWRNQLSPAQAWSALEAAWTSGHDYLYLTADELPLTFATLLSGMSRDVPGWWSALSPEERPVLVGYGRADGIADARRTALLTSLGVRQIMIGMDAGTPLSLAAMNKPVGGRRRDVLAEAERLYRLNSDAITVARDHGLLIRAGFVVGHLGMTKELLAENVERILALITEGGRSGVFSAVDVEVLSPQPGARDYTYLTSPAAARQAADRLGLSVADDRTLTEVARTWLRRDVVSPEDAMRDYTRALMPDLTFDDLAGARAAIRAHAKRCGVVIGE from the coding sequence ATGCAGCGTGATGAAGTCCTCGTCATCGTCCCCCCCAACTCCAACACCGTCATCACCGGGCGGCTGCTGACCGTGACCCGGCCCGAGGAGCACAGCGACTGGTCGGACTTCCTGTGCCTGGGAGCGCTGTCCCTGGTGTCCGCCCTCAAGGAGAACGCGGCGTTGAAGCCGCTCTACGTGGACGGCACCGTCGTCGCGCTGGACGACGTGCTGCGCTACATCACCGACAACGCCGGTCGCATCCTGGCGGTCTGCCTCGGCGTGCTGACCGCCAACTACGAGGCGGGCCTGCTCATCGCGCGGCACGCCAAGGACGCCGACCCGCGCATCACCACCGTCGTCGGCAACGACCATTTCAGCGCGCTGCCGCGCACCTGCATGGACGCCGCCCCCTGCCTCGACTACGGGTTCGTCGGCAACGAGGTCGTGGGTCCCTTCACCCGCCTGATCGCGGCCCTGAGGGAGCGGGCGGAGGTGGACCCCGCGGCCTACCCGGGCCTGGTGCACCGCGACGGGGGCGGAGTGCGCGTCACGGCGCCGTACCGCGAGCCCGTCTTCGCGAACTACGACTACACCCTGGTGGACCACGGCTTCCCGCAGACCCCGCTGTACACCAAGCACTTCCAGACGCGCATCGCACCGCGAATCCGGGAGCTGCTCGGCCGGAGCGTCACCGCCGGCGTCCCCGTGGAGATCGGGCGGGGCTGCGTGAAGTTCGCGGGCGACGACGCGTGCAGCTTCTGCTCCATCCAGCCCGGTCACCTGTGGCGGAACCAGCTCTCCCCGGCGCAGGCGTGGTCCGCCCTGGAGGCCGCCTGGACGAGCGGCCACGACTACCTGTACCTGACCGCCGACGAGCTGCCGCTGACGTTCGCGACGCTGCTGTCCGGCATGTCCCGCGACGTTCCCGGCTGGTGGTCCGCCCTGTCGCCGGAGGAACGGCCCGTCCTGGTGGGCTACGGCCGCGCCGACGGCATCGCCGACGCCCGCAGGACGGCGCTGCTCACCTCGCTCGGCGTCCGCCAGATCATGATCGGTATGGACGCGGGCACACCGCTCTCCCTGGCGGCGATGAACAAGCCGGTCGGCGGACGGCGCCGCGACGTGCTGGCGGAGGCCGAGCGGCTGTACCGCCTCAACTCCGACGCCATCACCGTCGCCCGCGACCACGGCCTGCTCATCCGCGCCGGTTTCGTCGTCGGCCACCTCGGCATGACGAAGGAGCTGCTGGCGGAGAACGTGGAGCGGATCCTGGCCCTCATCACCGAGGGGGGCAGGAGCGGCGTCTTCTCCGCGGTCGACGTGGAGGTGCTGTCACCGCAGCCCGGCGCGCGTGACTACACCTATCTCACCTCTCCCGCGGCGGCCAGGCAGGCGGCCGACCGGCTGGGGCTGAGCGTCGCCGACGACCGCACCCTCACCGAGGTCGCGCGCACCTGGCTCCGGCGGGACGTCGTCTCGCCGGAGGACGCCATGCGGGACTACACCCGTGCCCTGATGCCCGACCTCACTTTCGACGACCTGGCCGGGGCCCGCGCGGCGATCCGTGCCCACGCCAAGCGGTGCGGCGTCGTCATCGGAGAGTGA